A region from the Hydra vulgaris chromosome 08, alternate assembly HydraT2T_AEP genome encodes:
- the LOC100213653 gene encoding ribitol 5-phosphate transferase FKRP isoform X3 gives MRTKYKKLLLIVVLAMVYFLISINTEGFYMIRTKGRCNNTMAEMKELRELILDTHYTLNLFKVTHFLAYGSLWGALRYNDIIPWDYDFDFGIVQEDIQSLDADKMIDAFIKKDIKLEYSAYGGFYKVRRHNVSGDLMVFSEYYQDGIMRRTGFESWIFFIQYRWYHQFPSYLIKKPLPLHQFIGKDLPVPRDGIEIQKHFYPNNWWKETIPEGCNRKSLVAQTVQ, from the exons ATgagaactaaatataaaaaactgttattaataGTTGTTCTTGCTATGGTATATTTTTTGATTAGCATAAATACTGAAGGGTTTTACATGATACGTACTAAAGGCCGTTGCAATAACACTATGGCTGAAATGAAAGAATTAAGAGAACTTATATTGGATACCCATTATAcactaaatttgtttaaagttacTCACTTTCTGGCTTATGGaag tttatggGGTGCTTTAAGATATAATGACATCATACCTTGGGATTATGACTTTGATTTTGGCATAGTTCAAGAAGATATTCAAAGTTTAGATGCAGATAAAATGATAGATGCcttcattaaaaaagatataaaactggAATACAGTGCATATGGCGGGTTTTATAAAGTACGTAGACATAATGTGTCTGGGGATTTGATGGTATTTTCAGAATACTATCAAGATGGCATAATGCGTAGAACTGGCTTTGAGTCGtggatattttttattcagtatAGATGGTATCACCAGTTTCctagttatttaattaaaaaacctttgcCTTTGCATCAGTTTATAGGAAAAGACCTTCCTGTACCTAGAGATGGAATCGaaatacaaaaacacttttatccTAACAATTGGTGGAAAGAAACTATTCCAGAAGGTTGCAATAGAAAATCTTTAGTTGCACAAACAGTGCAATAA